From Scatophagus argus isolate fScaArg1 chromosome 2, fScaArg1.pri, whole genome shotgun sequence:
CGAGACTCGATGTCTTCCCCGCTGTGCTCTGTGACTGTGCGTCACGTTGGTACCATAATTCCCACGGGTTTCATGCCCAGAGATGGTGCGGGCTATAGGCCTTATAGCCCCGATGGATGAATGGAGGAAAATACGCGTCGATCACGCGCGAAAACAATAATTAGGCGCAAATTAACGCATAGACGCGGGCTGCTGTGTCCGTCCGTCGATTTCTACAGCTCATCAGGCACACTTGTCGTTTGCCATTGTTGTTCATATGTTTCCGATATTACATCCTTGTATTTAATGGAAAATAACGTCGACGTGATAACAGCCGCTTTGCATATCCTTGAAGAATCGTGATGAGGCGCAGCAGCACATCAGGACGGACACGGGGATATatcaggctttaaaaaaaatcaaaggcaGGAATCGTGTTATAAAACGAAGCTGTAAtcataaaatacacaaagacaacagcTGTTCGACCAGGAGAGAGACGGTTTTTCTGCTCCTGGCCTCGCCTTGCATCCgtccttctctcttcttcttcttctggcgctctctctccccctctctccctctctctctctctctctctctctcacacacacacactctctctctcactctctctctatccctcacTATCTCTCTCCATCCGCTGGCCCGCTTGTTGCTCGTTCTGCACTCGAGAGCGCGCAACGcgtgtgtgcctgcgtgtgcgcacgtgtgtgtttatgtgtgcgcgtgtgtacgtgtgcagagacagagagaggcaggcagaggggCGCTTCCACTATATTATCAAGGTTTGTCTGAGTGAGCAACAATAAGCTGCTGTGTAGGCAAAAGGAAAGGAATGAACAGCGGCTTCTGTTTATTTAGGCTGCTGTGTCTTCTTACAGGTCTGACCAGCTCGCATTTAGGTTCAGCATTTACGTTTCTCCCTTGCAAAGAGCATGAAGAAAAGGGGAGCTATTGTGTTTTGCCCGTGCAGCACAGTGCACAACCCAGCAAGCGCATGCATTTGCAGTATTTCCATTAACCTGTGGACGAGCTTTGCTTAGAGCAGCCCCGAGAGGAAATGTTGCATATCTGTCAATCTGTCGATAACGCTGGATGCTTTGAAATAAATCATCATGTCACTGCCATTTATAAAGCACATCAAACCTACCAATCAACCAGTCATACATTCATGCCACCTGATGACACTCTGGTTTCATCATCTGTCTCTGAAGATACACTTTTACCCCATCCTCTCCTGCCATTACTCCTATAATGCAAAAGAGGCACTCCACTGCTTACCGTATTTGCATTTTAGGAGTAATGGCAGGATATACTGTACTTAAGACACGGGTCACTCAGAGGAtagaagaaggaagaaaaccTCCTATGCACCAGGAACTGCTGCAAAATGAAGATCAGCACTGATCAGATAAAAGCACCATCTATGCAGTTTACATGTGCAAGGAAGTATGCCAAGCAAAGGCTAAACACTCCTCAGTGTGAATGAAGAGGAGTGTGAGGAAATCACTGATTAGGCTATGTCTAAAGCCACTTTCTCCATAATTTTACTTGCCTCACTTTGAATAGCTCTGATTGCTTCTTGTGTAGTCTATAAAGTGGAGCCAGACTTCATAAACACTCAAAGCATAACAGTCACTAACATTATTATTTCAATGGTGCTGAATAATTCATTGATTTCAGATTATGCCTGGTGTGTTTTGATTGGGTATTACAAATAATcatgtaagaaaagaaaaatggaaaaatggtCAGAAAAATCTCCTGGGTGTCATAAAACAAGTCATAACAGCACGACTTGGCTCAGATCTAACCTTGGCTTGACTGTGTGCTTGGCAGcatttgaaaacaataaaagacagCCAATACTAGGCTGAGGTCAGCATTGGTTAGCAGTATTCAGAGTTCCTTTAGATACTGTTTTACATaactttttattatttgctGGCATATCCAAACCTGCTCACAATGAAGTTTTGTTTGTAGTAAGACCACAGCCACTGTATTGCGCTGATACAGAAAAGCTAAGTTAGTCATGCAGGGTTTACATTTCCACTACCTGAACAGAGCAGCAAAAACTTCTGCTTTTCTGACGttcagctgtgaaaacacaaagccGTGTTACATCGGCATCATCGGTAGCAAACTCGCGTCCAAGCTTTGATGACTAATCATGGCAACTTTTGAGGGAACCCTGAGTCTTCTGCTCttgtttttggtctccatcaGAATGGTGTTGCTCCTCCGCCTTTGTCTGCCTCTGCATCTTCATCTCCACCTCCCCCCCAGCCTCTGtgctttttctccttcttctttttcttcctctcatcttcCACCTTGTACTTCAGTCTTCTCACAGGGTCGCTCCAGCTGCGCATTGACTTCTGCTCAAAGTCCTCGCTGATCATGAAGTTCCTGTCAATGAGCTCTGCGGCCTCCTGCCAGTTTTGGTAGCAGTCTGGGCCGAGGCCGAGTATCTCCTCCACTGCATTAGGGGTGAGGATGGAGCAGTCTGGACGCAGCACCACCACTGTAGGCAGCTCCTCTACATTAAACATGGCCTCCAGCtccctgtggacacacacacatactcacaaacactcactgtgTTGCACAAATTGGCACAGAGCTAATGTATGAACACAGTTAGGTGTAAATTTACATTAGAatcagccagcagcaggttgtGCACACAACTAACTGGCCAGTCCCACACACCTCCTGTAGGGGTCCTCATAGGCCAGGAACAGGGACTTCTTGGGAAGCTCTTTGAGAAGGCTTTCTTGCTGTTCCTCTGACTGGTCCAAACTGTTGGATGaaattaaaaggaaagaaacGATGCTGGGAGATATGGGATAGCAACGTAATCTCCAAGTCcagaaaataaatccaaatgTTTGTTGGCCTAGCCTTCTGAGGACATTTGGTTCACACAAAAATAGCAATACATGACAAGGCAATGACTGAGAAAGACAGACTTTGAAGAACTATGAAAATCATCCAGTCATTTTACTGGTCATTCGTTTTGCCCAGAGATACAATGGGTGggtatataatatataatatgtacaAGGTTACTGTATGGATATGTGCACGGAGGACCTGCACCCAGAAAGGTTCAAATTTAGGTTGTGTAGTCAGTCACTACTGTAGGGTCAGTAGTAGTAGAGGGGCTGTGCTGACTACCCTaaagtgtgcctgtgtgtgtgtgtgtgtgtgtgtgtgtgttgtacctAATGTACAGGAGCACCAGCTGAGCAGAGCGATCCACATAAGATTCATCTGTCAGTCGTTTGAAGAAGCTGGTGAGCGTGGGAACAAACTGTTGGCAGCTCTCACAAGCAGCACATCCAAAGAAGAGCATCAGGATGCGGTTCTGCAGGCGCATGACGATCTCACGTTCTGTGTCCAGCTCATCCTGGTCTTTGTTGTTCTTCACCAGTACATGGTCAATGAAGAGGTCCACCATGATGAAGTGGGACATCAAAGAGGGCTGAGGCTTACAGGAAGGCACAGGGTGAGGTGAAAACtaacacattcatacacactgGTTCAAGTCGGAGATCACCAGAAATGTTCAATATAGGATATAGTGAATGGAAATAACAGATACTTGTGAGGGTTTtcacgtgcatgtgtgtcagtggCTGACATGAAGAAAGCACAGACTAACAACCATAACACACATAAGGATATTTGCTAAGGTTTATCTGACATACTGTGTGATTTGATGACTCTGCCCTGTAAACTTACTGTATGTATTCCACTCAGTCAGACTCACAAACCTCCCATTAATCATATGAGCCCATCTTGCTTGCTGTTAAATCGGATAATCCTCACAGTTGCTTACCTCTTACAAATATTATCTCTCCTTGAGGCCGCAAATCcgaaaagaaaacagctttcaaaatgtttttttcttacttgAAGCAGTTCCCAGTCCGTCACTTCATACCACATTCACTCATTGACTGTGTCTCCTTCACCTTGATGGCAGGAGCTGCTCAATCCTTCttcctttgtgtctctgtgctccacctcccctcctctgtctgagAGGGAGGGATTGAAAGACAAGGTGACAGAGGAACAAGGGATATGAGGCACTCacagttactgtgtgtgtgtgtgtgtgtgaccgcTGTGCTACTGAACGAGAAAGCACAGAAATTACAGAATGGGAGacatgcttaaaaaaataaaaagacctTAATCAAGTGAGCCACAGTGAGACCTTTATTATTCAGTAACTAATGGAGGAGCAGAACCACAGGGAATATCTGGTTAGTGATAGTCGGACTCGCTCTACTAGGAACAGCATGGGCCGTGAAGCCTCAGTAGTGATATAAAGACACAGATTGTGTGAGCAGAATggagaatttatttatttggagaTCAATACAACTTATCTTTAACTATTCAGCCATAAAATAAAGATGATCTCAAGAGACACAACAAAGAGTTGCACAATGGTAAAATGAGTAAATAACATAGACACAGACGCTTGACAACATATTCATTTCAACTTTTAAACACCAGCAGGCGCCAGCGCCTAAATTTAGtttgaaactttattttttgataAGACCTCAACAAAAAgctggaaaacacagaaacatctggTTACACGTCCAGCAGACATGAAGGAATTTATATTTCTGATCATCTGATGAACATTAGTCCAATATTTGCTCtgcttttagctttgttttggtttccaccAGCTCCTGAGAGAAACATGTGGCTCTCTAGCTGCAAGATGTTAAACAGTCCTCATTAGTTCATTACTAACTTGTCTGATTGGTATTTCTTATTGGACACCTGAAAACTGCGGCCTGATGCTGCTGGAAATGGGGTGAAAAAAGAGCTgcacagctgtgtttgtcaCAAAGGGTAACTCTCTATACGTAGTCATGTCTATgatctaaatgtaaatgtatttatgtcaTCGACATTTGtgtatctgttgtgtttttgttctgtttgtttcacgGTGGAGAA
This genomic window contains:
- the LOC124053631 gene encoding nucleoredoxin-like protein 1, giving the protein MVDLFIDHVLVKNNKDQDELDTEREIVMRLQNRILMLFFGCAACESCQQFVPTLTSFFKRLTDESYVDRSAQLVLLYISLDQSEEQQESLLKELPKKSLFLAYEDPYRRELEAMFNVEELPTVVVLRPDCSILTPNAVEEILGLGPDCYQNWQEAAELIDRNFMISEDFEQKSMRSWSDPVRRLKYKVEDERKKKKKEKKHRGWGGGGDEDAEADKGGGATPF